Proteins from a genomic interval of Gavia stellata isolate bGavSte3 chromosome 13, bGavSte3.hap2, whole genome shotgun sequence:
- the LOC132318038 gene encoding peptidyl-prolyl cis-trans isomerase FKBP8-like — protein MPGPSPGGSPERETGAGGRPRGPGRGRRVRFRLPHTAIALPSVREEERLFYRRLEALAAPGPGSFGPLFAADGWSDLTEDRLLRKRVVRDGQGGPRPQAGQEVSVKVLGALEDGGLVERDPRLTFVPGHGDVVQALELGVPTMQPGEVSFFLAAFPYGYGRPGREPDVPPEAPLLFEVTLLEVRDGPDPQPLPPAVRLCLGSQRRERGNFHFARGDFAAALRSYRLALRALDGPAAAPPGPQEEEELREQRVKCLNNCAAAELKLQRVGEALAACEAALSLSPDNGRALLRRGQLLAQQGRDAEAALVLRRALELDPASKLPDFSPPPAEWQL, from the exons TGCGGTTCCGCCTGCCCCACACCGCCATCGCGCTGCCGTCGGTGCGCGAGGAGGAGCGGCTCTTCTACCGGCGGCTAGAGGCGCTggcggccccgggccccggcAGCTTCGGGCCGCTCTTCGCCGCCGACGGCTGGAGCGACCTGACGG agGACCGGCTGCTGCGGAAGCGCGTGGTGCGGGACGGGCAGGGCGGGCCGCGGCCGCAGGCGGGCCAGGAGGTGTCGGTGAAGGTGCTGGGCGCCCTGGAGGACGGCGGGCTGGTGGAGCGGGACCCGCGGCTCACCTTTGTGCCGGGCCACGGCGACGTCGTGCAG GCCCTGGAGCTGGGCGTCCCCACCATGCAGCCCGGGGAGGTCTCCTTCTTCCTCGCCGCCTTCCCCTACGGCTACGGCCGCCCGGGCAG GGAGCCCGACGTGCCGCCCGAGGCGCCGCTGCTGTTCGAGGTGACGCTGCTGGAGGTGCGGGACGGCCCCGACCCGcagccgctgccgcccgccgtCCGCCTGTGCCTGGGCTCGCAGCGGAGGGAGCGGGGCAACTTCCACTTCGCGCGGGGCGACTTCGCGGCGGCGCTGCGCTCCTACCGCCTGGCCCTGCGCGCCCTCGACGGCCCCGCCGCCG ccccgcccgGGCcgcaggaggaagaggagctgcgGGAGCAGCGCGTCAAGTGCCTCAACAACTGCGCGGCCGCCGAGCTGAAGCTGCAGCGGGTGGGCGAGGCGCTGGCGGCCTGCGAGGCGGCGCTGAGCCTCAGCCCGGACAACGGCCGGGCGCTGCTCCGGCGGGGGCAG CTGCTGGCGCAGCAGGGCCGGGACGCGGAGGCCGCGCTCGTCCTGAGGAGAGCCCTGGAGCTGGACCCGGCCAGCAAG CTTCCGGATTTTTCGCCCCCGCCGGCAGAATGGCAGCTGTAG